From Cherax quadricarinatus isolate ZL_2023a unplaced genomic scaffold, ASM3850222v1 Contig849, whole genome shotgun sequence, the proteins below share one genomic window:
- the LOC138851521 gene encoding venom phosphodiesterase-like — protein METPATSWSSDPRLAPHDAATCQDYLTVVNVTMTPLFPPSLAGTESHISTSNTTWHHLPYLVSNSVGMSDQLAERWWQLVGEMIPGWWVSQGLLNVVLGPVYDADYDALHDPIHTIGMPALPTDMFAVVTRCADVVASLSFCPHQSLDSMAFIFPQSQPVVNCLAARRYAQMFSAKLHDVELVTGLTLFPNLISSDHLRLVLRIHSDLWE, from the exons ATGGAGACACCTGCCACTTCCTGGTCGAGCGACCCACGCTTGGCCCCTCACGACGCTGCTACCTGCCAAGACTACCTCACTGTAGTCAATGTCACCATGACTCCGCTCTTCCCACCCA GCCTGGCAGGGACCGAGAGTCACATCTcgaccagcaacaccacctggcaccacctgcCGTATTTGGTGAGCAATTCTGTGGGTATGAGTGACCAACTGGCCGAGCGGTGGTGGCAGCTGGTGGGAGAGATGATTCCCGGGTGGTGGGTGAGCCAGGGTCTCCTCAACGTGGTGCTGGGTCCAGTGTACGACGCAGATTACGACGCTCTCCACGACCCCATACACACTATCGG GATGCCCGCGCTGCCTACAGATATGTTCGCTGTAGTAACCCGCTGTGCTGACGTTGTGGCCTCGCTTAGCTTCTGTCCCCACCAGTCACTTGATTCAATGGCCTTCATATTCCCACAGTCACAACCTGTTGTTAACTGTCTG GCGGCCAGACGCTACGCTCAGATGTTCAGTGCTAAGTTGCATGACGTCGAGTTGGTCACCGGGCTCACTCTCTTCCCTAACCTGATCTCCAGCGACCACCTCAGACTGGTCTTGAGGATCCACTCAGACCTTTGGGAATGA